The Nicotiana sylvestris chromosome 6, ASM39365v2, whole genome shotgun sequence genomic sequence TGAGCATAACTCAACCACAAAAGCTAGCTCATTAGGTGAGGATTGAGGACTGCACAACCATATAAAAAAGCCAAACATCTCACCCATGGACAATGTGCACGCCTAGGACTGGACAAATATAAGATGGGGGACACAACATCGTATGAAACAAGAATTGGGTGGGTCTTACTTTGATATCATGAGAAACAAAATGAACCTTGGACCTAATTCAACCCCTATTAGTTCAGAAAAATCAGGTCTCACTTGCATGCGATCCTATTCCTAGGTTATGTTAATGTCGTAGTTCAGGTAATGGCTCCACATATTATGTGCTTGGTAAACTTTGTAAAACTTCTCCCCTACCATTTGGTGAAAACTTTGCATCTCGATTTGCAGGAATCACTATCATGTTATTCCTCTCCATGGGTAGTATTGGATAATATTCAGGCCACTTGTCAATAAATATTAAGCTTTGTCTTGCATATGCCTCGTTTTTCTCATAGCATTTAAagattaatttaaatttttagtACAAGCTCTGTATCACGTCAGTTATACAGAGATTGCTCAAGTTTAGTCCTCTATTGTGGTGATTTTCTCGAATACAATGATACGGTTTAAAGCCTAGGAATTCAATACTTTCCTAATAAGATAATCTACATGTTTATCAAGAATGACGTCTCTTCTAAATATTATATAGATGTGTCCAAAAGAGCGTGAAATTGTGATCCTACCACTTCTTCTATATCTAGTTTTCCACTTTGTCATGGTAGATTCTTTTTTTGTGCATCAAATAAACACAATAAACCACATGCTCCCCacaggaagtaaaagaaaaattaaacCTTGTGTGGTGAAGTGGCGTCCCTCCAGACTCAGGCAGTTTTTAGATCAGAAGTGTGGCCCTGAATATTTTGTCACCTATCcaaacaatgttcaacaattctgaAGAATCTCTTCTtgctttatcttttattttttcctttggCGTGAGGAATCATACATCTCTTTCCTTGACATAGTCAATTACTGGTTATGCTAAATGGCTAGTTCAGCTTTGTTGTGATGGACTCTCTCATATTCTGAAGGATAATTCAGatcaaagagaaacaaagaaaaatggTTTGGATCAAGCTCCAAAAGTGGTTACACCCCTTGAGCAATCAACTGGTGGGGGTACAAGGGCTGGGCTTTTCAGAACTCCCATTTCTGGAGGCGTACAAAGTGCAACCTCAGCTCATGGCCTACCTAAACCTGCCTTAGCTGTCCGCAATCTAATGGAACAGGTAGATTCCTTGCATTAGCAGATATTTTGTAGTTTTTCAGAGATTTGTAAATGTAAAATCTTTGTGTGTTTTTCATTGTTATATACCATTGTTCTAGGCTAGGTTTGCTCATTTATGCACTGTGATGTCCCGGATGCATCATCGGCGTGAAGGCTACCCATTTGGTTCACTTGTAGATTTCGCGCCAGATTCCATGGGACGTAAGTTGCTACATTCTAGTGTCAGAACAATTCTTTATTTTTAGCCATCTTTTGGGTTTTCATACAATCAAAGTGTTGAAAGGCTAGAATAGGAGGTCGAATATAAAACTACATTTTGGGTAATATTCATTACCAATAAGTATAGGTCACTTTGACCCCATAAGTAAGCTGGTTGGCTGTGCTGGTTTAGCATGGAGAATAAGCTTCTTTCTTGCGCCTGCTCGCCCAAGACCGATGCCCAAATTGGCCTTAGCCGGGGGTCTttcgaaaacaacctctctacccctaCAAGGTAAGGGTAAGTTATGCGTACACGCTACCCTCCCCAGACACCTGCACAAGGTAGGGGTTAGGTCTggatacacactaccctctccaaaccccacttgtgggattccattgtgtgtgtttgtttgtttgttgttgttgttgtagtagtagtagtatttTGACCCCATGTGCAATTGGCATAGCTGCCCCACATGGCTAAAGGTAAGCTCTATTTTCAGTATCTCCACTAAGAAAGGCTTCCTATTAAAAGCAACCACTTTGGTCTTGGTTAAAGTTATTATTTATTGGCTACTTTGAGCATTTCAACGGAACAATTGTGGTTAAGGATCTGGAATCAACTCATGCATTGAGTTTCCTTGTTGGATGGTTTGTCTAGACTGCCCCTGGAAATTGTTAGGTAAATTGTTGGTAAATATTCTTAAACTAAATTGAGTTTCCAGCATTAATGTACCTTAACGTTGTAAAACATTGAACATGGAGTGCAGACATTTAATTAATTGAAAATCCTTGTAAAAATGATGTTATTGATTTGATGTTAGAAGCAAAACTTATATCTGCACAATAGTATATATGCTGCCTTTTCCAGTATATATTACAGACAGTGCTCAAATAGTTATTTCTCATTGTTTCGGCAGATCCAATATTTTCATTTTCGCCATTAGCTATACACACCCGTAATTTGCTGGCTGACCCAAGATGCACACTAGTTGTACAGGTTTGTGATCTATTTCAGAAACATCAAGTACTTCGGGCTTATACGATGTCTCTGAGTTTCTTGAACTTTTGGCTTTTCAGATCCCAGGATGGAGTGGTTTATCTAATGCAAGGGTAACGATTTTTGGTGACGTTTATCCGCTACCTGAAGATCAACAGGTAACAACCTTCTTGCAATGTAGTGATTATTTTCAGATTCCTATTAACATCAAATACACTGACATTAAATGCTAAGAGAATTCTTAGATATCCTTTTTGTTTCCTAAAATGATGAGATTTCGCTTGCTTAAATGCTCACGTACGCTAGATATATGTGGTCTTTTCTATAATACCTAATCAAATGAATGGAAACGCAAAAAATAGAAGACTTCAGGGAAATGCTTCATTTATGATCGCATATGCCTCTAGCTTTCTACCGATGTAACCATCCCTTGTCTACCTAGTATTTTTGGTCACTTGACATATGAACCAGAATCAATTCTCACATCAGACCCTAGTGGTATTGTTATTTCTCTCCTTTCTCTCGTGTTTTACTCTCTACTCTTGTTAAGAGAAAGGTTTGATTTACTTGATACACTTTGAAGAAGTGCTATGAGCCGGACCTGCAAGGGCATCATATCAAATTCATCTAAGTGGCATCTTCTCCGATGGTCAAGGCCAGTTTTTTATGAAGATGTCTAGGACAGTTTGTTCAAGGAGAAAGATtgccctttttttttgtttttatgattAATCAAATGGCCGTTTGTTCTCCGCAATAACCTTTCCCAGGTTGAATTCTTGAGTTTGACTTATTATAGATAGTAAGAGAACAGTTGAATATTAGTATTGTATAAAGATATAGAACTCCACATGCAAGGCCCATAGGTTCCCTTGTGATTTATTTGAATAGATAGAAATATAGCATAGTGAAGTGTAACGATGGAGGTTGTAAAGATAACCCATGTTACTTTTGGTTATAAAATGTTTTTAAAATCAGTCCATTCCAGGGAAGTGGGCATTATTTTGGAATGGACGAAGAAGGAAAGGATTCATTTTCTGCACGGTGTGTATAGTTTCTTCTGCCTAGGTCGATTTCCCTTGACCTTCTCTTTGACGACTTGCTGTCCTCTTTGGAGTCATATCTTTATGTAGATTTCTACTTTTTGGTGTACTTCTTGTGTATGGGAGTTTTCCATTCCATTGTTAATAAACTACACTTCACTTGATAAAATAAAATGACTTGCTGCCATCTCATATTTGATCCTGCAATCCTCTTTCAAATGCTACTTGTAGAATTCTGCGATTTTGATGTGAATGCTAAAGCTGTAATTGCGCTTATATTCTGTTGGTTGAGCCAAGTTTGTCGACTTCTCTGTATATGTTATGAATGTTGCAATTATCTTAACAAATGGTTCGGTTGTTTCAACAGGAATGGGCGCACAAGCAGTATATAGCAAAACATCAGCAAGGTCCTTCTCAACAATGGGGAAATTTCTTTTACTTTAGGATGCAAAATATAAGGTTAGCTCCTTTTTTCCTAGGTAATTTAGCTGGGTTCTTATTTCAAATGATAAAAGGAGAATCAGTATACAAATTAATGTGCACGTTCACTCTGCTTAGCTCTTTTACACCATGAGCCTCTTCGGAATTTTTTATTTGAATTCATCTTTTCACTTAAGTTGCCTAGTGTGTGTTCTGGCATCTGACAAATGCCTTTCGACTAATAATGGGTGCACCTTATATTCCAAGCTTTCATTGTAAGCATTTTATTCTTAAGCAACCTGTTTGTAACCTAATTATTAATCTCTTTAGTAGTGGAGTTTACTGTTCATTTTGGTTAGCTTGACTCTGTTTCAAGGAAAATGTTGACTGTCTCTAGCAGTTCAGTATGGCTTCTCTCGCTGCCAATGTCTTTCTACAGTAGTAAAATAGAAAGAGGATAAATCATTCTTCCGTTATAATTTCTCGAGCAAAGCAGGCACCTTTTTTGCCAGGGGTCTCTTGCATCTCACTTCAAATTTTTTTGCTCTGCTGCACTTTTAGTGCTTATTTTATGATTGCTGGAGGTTATCTACTTCTATTCTGGCTCTACCACTGGTGTTTTTCCAGCTATGATGAGCCATAAGTGGTTGCTAATTGAATACAACAACATGAAGAGTTATCTACCATGTctaagtttgaatttgaaaagatTCATCTACCATGCTGCACTTTCTTTGATTAGTTTATCTGAagaggttttttttttcttggggggggggggggcgcaaAAGGCAAGCTCTCGCTATGGATTGTTGCTGAGAGCATGATTTGCAGTCATTAGCTCAAAGAACTTACCCTGCTTTATCAATTATAACAGCGATATATATtttattggaggctttggaactGTTGCGTGGGTGGATGTCAAGGAGTATGAGACGCTTCAGCCTGACAAAATTGCTGTTGATGGTGGTGAACAAAATCTTAAGGTATGTTTTTGGCAGCCTGTTGATGCTGCTATGTTTTTTAGAAGTACTATTAGAACTTATAAGCGTGTGATATGTAAGACTGTATTTCCATTCTAGTAGGTAACATGGCTTCATTTGCCTCCTTTCCTTTCTTTGAATAAGTTTGCGAATGTGCTGGTGATTCTGTAGGAGCTCAATGCAATCTTTTCAAAGCCTCTAAAAGATCTTTTGTCGCAAGAAGTTGAGGTGGATGATGCTGCTTTGATATCAATAGATAGCAAGGGGACAGATGTCCGTGTCCGCCAAGGTGCACAGGTACTTTCTGTTTGCTGCTTCTTTTTTCACTAGTCTATTGTATTCGTGTTGCGCGTGTaaattttgtgaagttaaataaataaatattaaatttatgtTTGaattattacaaaaaaaataaaaaaaataatgtacgttcaTGAAAAAGATTATTGTTAATCTTATTTAACTGCACGATAAAGAAAGAAACTATGTCCCATAGAACTATTCAATCCTCAGTCAAACAAATTAAGTTTACCTTTTAAGTAGATATATTCCATCAAATTCTAACGTCTTCCATGTTAATTCCACTGAATTTTAGTTTCTTTCAAGTTTAAATTCCATTGATATGAATATAACTAAAATCCATATCACAATCTCAAAAAGACTATAAAAAGGTGCATTTcttatttcaaaattattaagCGTCATCACTTAATTTGGAAGATATACACAGTAACCAAACCTTGAAACTTCTTTAGTACCTCTTTTAGATTTTTCTCGACTCTTAGAActtctttgaaaaaaaaaagacttgAATGTAAAGTTTCAAAAGTTAAATGCTTAATTTTTTGTTATATTTAACTTTACCAACGGGCAACAATGTTGGAAGGTCTAAAATCATATGATGAAGCATCCACCACCTTAGTGAATGTTTAGCAAACTACTATCTAATCTTTATTGAATAAATAACATATTTTACTCCAGCAATGTCAAGTTCATTAGTTAACTCTCAGACGATCAAATACTTTGTTTTCTCATAAGCCGTGTTGTCAAAGGCACGCTTAAGCCCTAAAGCGAGACTCAAAACATGTTAAGCGCTTCGCCTCGCTTTGTGGGCGCTTCAGTGTCCCATCAAAGCTCTAAGGCATATTTTTCATTGCCAATGAATGTAATCGTGAAAAGGCGACATTGAACAATTGATATTTCGCTTTATCGTAATGTTTTTTCAAATTTTGTCCATATATTTGTTATTTATACTTACAATTATTGGTCTTGGACTGCATATACATATTTTTACTTTCCAATCGCGCCTTTTTTCATTAAAGCCCACGCTTTATTAGCGCTTAAAGCCACAACCGGCCTTAGagcttttttgcgcttttcgcTTTGATAGCACTGCCCATAAGGTGTAAAGATACTATTCTATCAAGCACCTATCCAATAAGTTAGGGGACTAAAAATAGAATACACAAAACTGATAATCTAAACATGTAAATCTTTGTCCAATATTAATCATAACAATTACTAAgccttcaaataatcaactacaGTTAAAGAGGGAAAtaaaaattaatcaaacaaaactACATAAGAAAAGCAATTTGAAAACCAATCCTACAAAAGAATAACGAAAAGAAAAGTTCTAGCCATAGAAATACTTGAATGGTATCTTAATGAAAACAGTTGAAAAAGGTAAACTTACAACAAATATAATTCTTATTAGGGTATCTATAATAAAACGATTTTTCAtaactttcttttgaattgaaCACTCATTACTTGGTACATGtcaattaaaatatatatattagttaATTATATATGGTGATCATGTTTCTATTGCTATGATGGAAACATAGTAAATTGTTCATGATTTCTCACCGAATTTAAGATGAAGACAATATACAATACTCATCAAGCTGAAGCTTCAGAAACTTTTTGAAACTTTCATATTTTTGGATTAGAGGGAATAGAAGTTGTTTCTTTGTTTTTAAACTTCTAAGTTGAGAAGTGTTTCAACTTTCATTGGTGGAAGGCAATTGGAGAGAGACATAGGCATGAATtcaaatatgtataaattatttacaGAATCAATTTAATTATAAGGTAATTACTAATTATATCTAAGCATTAATTGATAATATATTACAAATAAATTTTAACTTGCTATCACAAGTTACAATTCACTATAGTATAAAAAATACTTATATTGTTAGTATACATTATGTAGCCATATCACAATCACCTATACATTAATAAAAAGGCTATAATAAGGTGTTGCATATCTCTCTTTTTTCAAAATGGTAGAAGAGTTTTTGAGCTAGTATAAAAGGAAGAAATATCTAATTTAATAGATGTACTTTTGTAACTCTTAAGTATAACTATATATATTTGCATGATTAGGAATAGGAGACACAGATTTAATTGCATGGGATggaaaaaattaattaatggaTAATTAGtatttggtaaattttatatatttatcaTTTATAATTGTAGTAAGTTTTAATGAATAAATTTATTAATAATCTAATTAATTTAgtctaaaataattaaattagcaaTAAGGAAATAGACAAAAACTTGGAAGAAGCAATATATGCTTACGTCTCGTGTTCAGGAAAATCAAAGTCACCTATAAGAAAATAAAGCTCTTTTATATTAATATCGTAATATTTAGGACTTTTTTTTACCTAGTTTAAATAACGAATGTTTTGATAAGCAaacttttaattgattttaaagtagtaaatattaagaaaataattcaaATTATAATTTTGTCCCATATTATCTTGAGCCGAAGGTCTTTCGGAAACGGCCTCTCTACCCCTTCGGGATAGGgataaagtctgcgtacacattatcctccccagaccccacttgtgagttTCTAttggttgttgtttgtttgtttgttgtttgGTTTTTAAAGGATACAAAAACGAACGACATTTCGTTAAGAACcctcgtgcttttaatatagtatatatacagAGTTGTTCTCATCACATACCCTTTAAACTTTTCCTTTAACTTTATCTCCCGCAGTTCAATGTACAGAGAATATCGTTTGAAGTCGGTCATTCAGTTGAAACACTAGAAGAAGCCAAAGCAGCTCTCTGGAAACTGATAAATGGAGGCCAAGTTTACAATTTGCAGAAATGACCATTGCAGTAGGCATCTTCTTGACTCAAGGGGTCAGAATGATAGCTGGACCTGTCGTCTAGGGTTGTCGGTGATGCTGTTACAAGAATCAGTACATCACTTTTTTCTGCGGAAGTATTTAACTTATAGCCTTATAGAGGTTATTGATGATGGTGGGGTGAGTTTTTCAGAAAAGTGGACCTTTGTCAACTTAAATTTGTAGTGTAAGGTTGTTGGTGATGGTGTTTCAAGAATGTTCTCATCACATTTTCCTGGGACAGtatgaacttgttgcaactaaaAAGGGATTTTTTTGGAGGGGATttgggtggggggtgggggtgggggtggggggggggtggTTAGTTGTGGGCTGATTTTTAAACTAAAGTCTGTCAACTTGAATCCTATGTTTTCTAATCATCTAATTTCCATGTAGAGAATAAATCATGGGATCAAAAGCACTTTTATTGCCTAAATTAGGTATTTCATAGACGTACGTTTGTCctaaatagcacggtatagccagttttcagactggtcattcaaaaagaGCCAGCGTTTATCAAATCAATGGAAAATAGTTATTATTTTGCtgtaacagagaccggtccaacataatatactggagtttggtgcacctgtgtatgaactccagcatattatgctggatcaaTATACTTTGCTAccaaactctagtatattatgctgaaccgGTATACTTGTCTAAATTAGGTATTTTCATAGACGTACGTTTGTACTGTTTAGTGCTGCCTGTTAAATAAAATGCAAATGACATTGTttctatttttactattttataattTCATCTGCCAAGGACAATTAGTTTGATAGATTCTCCCAGCAATTATTCATAAAGCAATTCAATGACTGAGAAGATACTGTGGATGcaatattttttgttttaatatGGGTCTGATTAAGGGCGAAATCAATCATATTCAACTTTGGATAGTGAGATTATCACCTAAGCATAGAATCTCTATCTGTAAATCTTTTATCTCAATTATTAGTACAGTCAATTCTCTTTATAATAGTCTCGTTTGTTCGGAATATTTTTGGATATTATAGTAAAGTGTTACTATAGAGATcgtatattataacataacatgaaattaGTTTcgaaaaaattaaatttttatagTGAAACGATGTTATATATGAATGTTATAGAGTCAAATCTCTTTATAATAATCTCGTTTGTTCGGAATATTTTTGGATATTATAGTAAAGTGTTACTATAGAGATagtatattataacataacatgaaaattagtttcgaaaaaatttaattttaatagtgAAAAAGTATTATATATGaatgttatagagaggtctgacggTAAGTTCGACCAGTATCCAACTTTGACTCGTTAAAACTAAAGCCTAAGTGTTGGATAAGAATATATTATTTGGAAAGCGATTGTGGAGTGTGGAATTGGGAGAGAATGCCGTTAACGCCATTTGATTTGTGAACTTTAAACTAGACCCTCCTTATTGGATTGCCTAGTACCAAGATGATGAGGATGAAACTGGATTTTTCCACCAAAACACAAAATGACAAATATCCTCACTGACATTTCTTGTCCCAGTGTCCACTAAAaccaacaaacaaacaaaccaaaAAAAGGTTACTGCCAATCCTCTGTCTCTAATGTAGTAACAAAAAAAGAAAGTTacggcttgtttggatggttgttcctattgtattgtatcgtattgttacttttaAGAATCGTTTGGTTGGAAAAAAGTTATTTCAGAATTAATTATTTCGAAATTAGTTATCTCGAGATTAGTTATTCCATATTTTCATAGGGATAAAAAAATACTACAATCCCCGAATTAATTATACCGCAATTTTCTACCAACCAAACATGAGATAGACTCTTCTTAAATTTAGTTTAAGGCTTAATTATTCCTTATCCCTCATATCAAATGAGCCCTAAGtacaatatttattttaattattacttaaattttattatattgtaTCGTTTAATTCATCGTTACGTAACGAGAAAAAGTGtcactttatacaacaattaatTTGATGTCATCtcattattttctctcattatgcctttttttattattaaataattatattttatctttgaccctatctttttatataataatattaaaatttaccttactttttataaaataatattataaaTTTATTCTTAATATTGTTTGTGCAAGGTATTATAAAATGACgacaaataataaaatatattctAATATTATATACATCAAATGATTAAAATAATACCgtacaatacaataaaatactATACATTATGAAATTGTATATAACAACCAATCCAAACAAGCTATTAATAATGGCATAtaaaccacaacaacaacaactcagtataatactacttagtggggtctggggaggttagtgtgtacgcagaccttacccttaccctagggtagagagactgtttccaaatagacccccgacatcctttcCTCCAAAAATTTCTCACCTTGcttttggggagactcgaactcacaacctcttggttggaagtgtaGCAACCAAGAAAAGTAATTGCTCTGCTTCTGGTATAGTAAAATGAAAGTTGAATTATggttaaaaaaaaaacaagaccaaAGCCAGAGCAAAAAACAGAGCCCTCCGCCTACAACACAAGAAGGTAAAAATTCAGAGCCATAATATCCCAACAAATC encodes the following:
- the LOC104230289 gene encoding uncharacterized protein; translation: MASSHALSSSMEAALSSSNLVSRFSETPSAFQSIKPFNRTSTGNLKLSFSLPSTSSFGCGSPRRVLTRAELSGESGFEEEDSHDLKNDNGFLVPEPIFSFSQDNSDQRETKKNGLDQAPKVVTPLEQSTGGGTRAGLFRTPISGGVQSATSAHGLPKPALAVRNLMEQARFAHLCTVMSRMHHRREGYPFGSLVDFAPDSMGHPIFSFSPLAIHTRNLLADPRCTLVVQIPGWSGLSNARVTIFGDVYPLPEDQQEWAHKQYIAKHQQGPSQQWGNFFYFRMQNISDIYFIGGFGTVAWVDVKEYETLQPDKIAVDGGEQNLKELNAIFSKPLKDLLSQEVEVDDAALISIDSKGTDVRVRQGAQFNVQRISFEVGHSVETLEEAKAALWKLINGGQVYNLQK